A single region of the Chelonia mydas isolate rCheMyd1 chromosome 4, rCheMyd1.pri.v2, whole genome shotgun sequence genome encodes:
- the LOC102930433 gene encoding probable N-acetyltransferase camello isoform X2 translates to MVDYRIREYRDEDYEAVREMFATGMSEYVPALCVHVLKQPWVILVLACTFCVLLTSSKSLLLPILAITLLLAMGRQLLGYFWTMYIEHCLKEDLLDIRTTYMGSKGSCFWVAEADECVVGTVAARPSDHQKGELMLKRMSVRKDYRGLGIAKALCQAVICFAQQQGCSAVVLNTLMVQDEARLMYERVGFEKYRDDVLPTVYGRLANVTISKYRYGVPQRS, encoded by the coding sequence ATGGTGGACTATCGGATCCGCGAGTACAGAGACGAGGACTACGAGGCGGTGCGCGAGATGTTTGCCACTGGGATGAGCGAGTATGTCCCCGCCCTGTGTGTGCACGTGCTAAAGCAGCCCTGGGTGATCCTGGTACTGGCCTGCACCTTCTGTGTCCTGCTCACCAGCTCCAAGTCCCTCctgctgcccatcctggccatcACACTGCTGCTGGCTATGGGGCGGCAGCTGCTCGGCTACTTCTGGACCATGTACATCGAGCACTGCTTAAAGGAGGACCTGCTGGACATCAGGACGACCTACATGGGCAGCAAGGGCTCCTGCTTCTGGGTGGCAGAAGCGGATGAGTGTGTGGTGGGCACCGTGGCTGCCAGGCCGTCTGACCATCAGAAGGGGGAGCTGATGCTGAAGCGGATGTCGGTGCGGAAGGACTACCGGGGGCTGGGCATCGCCAAGGCACTGTGCCAGGCGGTGATCTGCTTCgcccagcagcagggctgcagcGCCGTGGTGCTGAACACCCTGATGGTGCAGGACGAGGCCCGCCTGATGTACGAGCGCGTGGGCTTTGAGAAGTACCGTGACGACGTGCTGCCAACCGTCTACGGGAGACTGGCCAACGTCACCATCTCCAAGTACAGGTACGGCGTCCCCCAGAGGAGCTGA